One segment of Leptospiraceae bacterium DNA contains the following:
- a CDS encoding histidine--tRNA ligase: MRFRAWMFGVMRNTVMRYGYEEYDAPLLESYDLYKAKTGEEIVGRQLYDFIDKGERHVAIRPEMTPSLARMVAAKNRDLPKPIRWYSIPNLWRYEAPGHGRLREHWQLNVDIFGINSVQAEIEIIKLACDILFAFRAPKGSFKVKVSHRKILSGFLKNSLGLSGESDQSIAKILDKKNKITKEDFESQVKVHLPEPDNQLPLIYKYLNCNLQNISEIGGIDPETINEINHLFDTLGKLGLADYLEFDPSIIRGFDYYTGFIFEIFDTNPENKRSLYGGGRYDNLIGLFSNEELSGIGFGLGDVTLQNFLKSHNLIPDLKRHTTVFIPLMDDSLVIDIMKLADQLRLEGISCEIMLEGKQKFGKQLALAEKKGYRYVLILGSEELQKNVVNLKDLITGEQKTLSITSLVADIKTELHL; encoded by the coding sequence ATGCGATTTCGTGCGTGGATGTTCGGAGTTATGCGTAATACCGTTATGCGTTACGGTTACGAAGAATATGATGCACCTTTGTTAGAATCCTACGATTTGTACAAAGCAAAAACAGGCGAAGAAATTGTAGGTCGACAACTTTATGATTTTATAGATAAAGGCGAGCGCCATGTTGCCATTCGCCCCGAAATGACTCCTTCGCTAGCTAGAATGGTTGCCGCAAAAAATCGGGATCTTCCTAAACCTATTCGTTGGTATTCGATTCCTAACCTTTGGCGTTATGAAGCACCCGGCCATGGAAGACTTAGAGAGCATTGGCAATTGAATGTAGACATATTCGGAATTAATTCCGTCCAAGCAGAGATAGAAATTATAAAACTAGCTTGTGATATTTTATTTGCATTTCGTGCACCCAAAGGAAGTTTTAAAGTAAAAGTTTCTCACAGAAAAATTCTGTCCGGATTTTTAAAAAACTCTTTAGGTTTAAGCGGTGAATCAGACCAATCCATCGCAAAAATTTTAGACAAAAAAAATAAAATTACAAAAGAAGACTTTGAATCACAGGTAAAAGTTCATTTACCGGAACCAGACAATCAACTTCCTTTAATCTATAAATACTTAAATTGTAACTTACAAAATATTTCAGAAATTGGTGGAATTGATCCTGAAACAATAAATGAAATTAATCACTTATTTGACACTTTAGGCAAATTAGGATTAGCTGATTACTTAGAATTTGATCCGTCAATTATTCGGGGATTTGATTATTACACTGGTTTTATTTTTGAAATATTTGATACGAATCCTGAAAATAAACGTTCTTTATATGGCGGAGGAAGATACGATAATTTAATTGGACTTTTTTCCAATGAAGAATTATCCGGAATTGGATTTGGATTGGGTGACGTTACTTTACAAAATTTTTTAAAGTCCCATAATTTAATTCCAGATTTAAAAAGACATACTACTGTATTCATTCCATTGATGGATGATTCCTTGGTCATTGACATAATGAAATTAGCCGACCAATTAAGACTGGAAGGAATTTCTTGTGAGATAATGTTAGAGGGAAAACAAAAGTTTGGCAAACAACTCGCTCTAGCTGAGAAAAAAGGATATCGATACGTTTTAATTTTAGGAAGCGAAGAACTCCAAAAAAACGTTGTCAATCTGAAAGATTTAATCACTGGAGAACAAAAAACACTTAGTATAACAAGTCTAGTTGCAGACATCAAAACCGAATTACACCTTTGA
- a CDS encoding PD40 domain-containing protein, producing the protein MRYLLILVIAMTSLFPQNSNDSVTTHFGFPLNTQNVEYNPIISPNGRYIVFQSNRPGGQGGMDFWLSENKNYKDRTGKPVWMEPVNLNELSTMGFDGPFTIQFDEEGRPKEIYFTSIRTETTGKDGFKGLNIYYTHRESSIDKWSVPEHLNDLNSDFDDKMPAISPDGKYLVFASNRPGGFGEFDLWISERTNLASDPNQKWSRPINIGNKVNSKDNEIMPYFHYDNLTLYFSSDRNDEYHKYNFFGIDMDEKYEKETVIEKSSPANTPNKAIVWKDVYRLPKPFNSTMDDEGISLTHDGIWVYFSSNRDGGEGLFDIYRSRVPEEMRKPYLFDLSGLVLDGSEETMIGIASTIKIYNEKGVVSVITSERIGGDLAKSNPKNFATKLFTNSLYRIEVSAPDFYPTEFSLDLRGSVGFKKSKYVKIVLMPIKKEEEIAPPVKETKPLDKPTDVSKDTKDAPPTKKDEPVKDEKKKEGLIVIVRDHKTKKEILNGSVTVFSEKDKNGIVLKNDKEKFVLEQRPDKSFELLGKAPGYQDETLIIKEGEYNSSTSITIEIFLRKIKDFDKIYNTVVYYEFNEFKLTPEQIKLLDKIVAYLKLNAQDLIEIGGHTDNIAGKDFNLKLSEKRAELVKEYFISKGIETKRITTKAYWYSQPEADNSNEDGRAKNRRVNFRKLN; encoded by the coding sequence ATGAGATATTTATTAATCCTAGTCATTGCTATGACCTCCCTATTTCCGCAGAATTCAAATGATTCTGTAACCACTCATTTCGGATTTCCTCTGAATACGCAAAATGTTGAATACAATCCTATTATCAGTCCAAATGGTCGTTATATTGTATTTCAATCCAATCGTCCAGGTGGACAAGGTGGCATGGATTTCTGGCTTTCGGAGAATAAAAATTATAAAGACAGGACAGGAAAACCAGTTTGGATGGAACCAGTAAATCTAAACGAATTAAGTACGATGGGTTTTGATGGTCCATTTACAATTCAGTTTGATGAAGAAGGTAGACCTAAAGAAATATATTTCACATCTATACGAACAGAAACAACAGGCAAAGATGGATTTAAAGGGTTAAATATCTATTATACTCACAGAGAATCATCAATTGATAAATGGTCTGTCCCTGAACATTTAAATGATCTCAATTCTGACTTCGATGACAAAATGCCTGCGATTTCTCCTGACGGCAAATACTTAGTATTCGCATCAAACCGTCCAGGCGGTTTTGGAGAATTTGATCTTTGGATTTCTGAGAGGACAAATCTCGCTTCTGATCCAAATCAAAAATGGTCTCGTCCTATAAATATAGGGAATAAAGTGAATTCTAAGGATAATGAAATTATGCCGTATTTTCATTACGACAACTTAACTCTCTATTTTAGTTCTGATAGAAATGACGAGTACCACAAATATAATTTTTTTGGAATCGACATGGATGAAAAATATGAAAAAGAAACTGTCATAGAAAAATCCAGTCCAGCGAATACTCCTAATAAGGCGATTGTATGGAAGGATGTTTATCGTCTTCCAAAACCATTTAATAGTACAATGGATGATGAAGGAATTTCCCTAACTCATGATGGGATTTGGGTTTACTTTTCTTCCAACCGAGATGGAGGAGAAGGGTTATTCGATATATACCGCAGTAGAGTTCCAGAAGAAATGCGAAAACCTTATTTGTTTGACCTAAGTGGATTAGTGCTCGATGGTTCCGAAGAAACAATGATAGGAATTGCATCCACTATTAAAATCTACAACGAAAAAGGAGTTGTTAGTGTTATAACTTCCGAAAGAATTGGTGGAGATTTAGCAAAATCAAATCCTAAGAATTTTGCAACAAAACTATTCACTAATTCCCTCTACAGAATTGAAGTATCTGCACCTGATTTTTATCCTACGGAATTTTCTTTAGACCTTCGCGGTTCTGTCGGATTTAAAAAATCTAAATATGTAAAAATCGTCCTAATGCCAATCAAAAAGGAAGAAGAAATTGCACCCCCAGTAAAAGAGACGAAACCACTAGATAAACCTACAGACGTTTCTAAGGATACAAAAGACGCACCTCCTACAAAAAAGGATGAACCTGTAAAAGATGAGAAAAAGAAAGAAGGTCTAATTGTTATAGTAAGAGACCACAAAACGAAAAAAGAAATTTTAAATGGATCAGTAACTGTCTTTTCAGAGAAAGATAAAAATGGAATTGTACTCAAAAATGACAAAGAAAAATTCGTCTTAGAACAAAGACCAGATAAAAGTTTTGAACTTTTGGGAAAAGCTCCCGGCTACCAAGACGAAACTCTCATCATCAAAGAAGGAGAATATAATTCTTCCACGAGTATTACTATTGAAATCTTTCTACGAAAAATTAAAGACTTTGATAAGATATATAACACTGTAGTTTATTATGAGTTCAATGAGTTCAAATTAACTCCCGAACAAATAAAATTACTTGATAAGATAGTAGCATATCTTAAACTGAACGCCCAAGATTTAATTGAAATCGGCGGACATACAGACAATATAGCTGGAAAAGATTTCAATTTGAAGCTAAGTGAAAAAAGAGCAGAGCTAGTAAAAGAGTATTTTATTTCGAAAGGAATAGAAACGAAACGAATTACCACAAAAGCCTATTGGTATTCGCAACCAGAAGCAGATAACAGCAATGAAGATGGCCGAGCAAAAAATAGAAGGGTAAATTTCAGAAAGTTAAATTAG
- a CDS encoding aldolase encodes MNKSVETSLFNLKKDLGVYVKDYCFTGLKGGTETEDMDYDELKLLSLLGRDLVPVVVKIGGPEARTDIRFCKTNGIDGISAPMIESQYALKNFITTLKNLVPPVQYEKLIKSMNLETITGYRNILEIADSKAFEELDNVTAARSDLSASMDMSPDDPEVMRVTTQIIKIAKERGKKTSVGGTITKANFFMIAETAKPEQINSRHVAVNVNEVLSKKVDDVAEVMLSFEMDLFDVLGQLKPERAYYYNNRIELNRERIGKRKVLYSIR; translated from the coding sequence ATGAATAAATCTGTCGAAACGTCCCTCTTTAATCTCAAAAAAGATCTAGGTGTATATGTAAAAGATTATTGCTTTACCGGTTTAAAAGGAGGAACTGAGACAGAAGACATGGACTATGATGAATTAAAACTTCTATCACTTCTCGGAAGAGATTTAGTTCCAGTCGTAGTAAAAATAGGAGGACCGGAAGCAAGGACTGATATTCGATTTTGTAAAACAAATGGAATCGATGGTATTTCAGCTCCAATGATTGAATCCCAATACGCATTAAAAAATTTCATCACTACTTTAAAAAATCTAGTTCCGCCTGTTCAATACGAGAAACTAATCAAATCAATGAATCTCGAAACTATCACTGGATATAGAAATATTTTAGAAATTGCGGACTCTAAAGCGTTCGAAGAATTAGATAATGTAACAGCAGCAAGATCTGACTTATCTGCTTCGATGGATATGAGTCCAGATGATCCGGAAGTAATGAGGGTTACCACACAAATTATCAAAATTGCTAAAGAGCGAGGAAAAAAAACTTCCGTAGGAGGAACTATTACCAAAGCAAATTTTTTTATGATTGCTGAGACCGCTAAACCAGAACAAATCAATTCGCGACACGTAGCGGTAAATGTAAACGAAGTTCTTTCTAAAAAAGTAGACGATGTTGCCGAAGTAATGCTTTCTTTTGAAATGGACCTGTTCGATGTTCTAGGTCAATTAAAACCCGAAAGAGCTTATTACTATAACAATCGAATCGAACTCAATCGCGAACGCATTGGGAAACGAAAAGTTTTATACTCCATTCGCTAA
- a CDS encoding HEAT repeat domain-containing protein: protein MLKYTILTVALVISNSAMFATESFVYREGSSDKSFVEQVRNISNGTLQEKIAAIETLKKARTKRALRPMILALKGVTTHAAEPTKSQTQEISKNENNAPINFDISDNNKPVIKFLAAQALADIGNELAIKPLADTFKTLAEQVSKDKEQRIYYSEMEKLPAVVAAGEVLRSMGYLLDPHEDKDALAAIEGALTHEHYYIRASAAEALRNTNRESTLGALEAAAGSEKDDYAKTVILGSIVGIKKTKTTQFFQLLDMLKNHSPTVRMKASNMLGELGIANSETHLRQAMMIEENLLVRDQLRKDIGIITGYQIPNAPSASYNTSSNERDRNKKSDDMK, encoded by the coding sequence ATGTTGAAATACACAATTCTAACTGTTGCACTAGTAATATCTAACTCAGCTATGTTTGCTACGGAGTCCTTCGTTTATAGAGAGGGAAGTAGCGATAAATCGTTTGTAGAACAAGTCCGAAATATAAGCAATGGAACCTTACAAGAGAAAATTGCCGCTATTGAGACTCTAAAAAAAGCGAGAACGAAAAGAGCACTTCGCCCAATGATTCTAGCTTTGAAAGGAGTTACAACTCATGCTGCAGAGCCAACAAAAAGCCAAACCCAGGAAATCAGTAAAAATGAGAACAACGCGCCAATTAATTTTGATATTTCTGATAATAATAAACCAGTGATTAAATTTTTAGCGGCACAAGCTTTAGCTGATATAGGAAATGAATTAGCGATCAAACCATTAGCAGATACATTTAAAACATTAGCAGAACAAGTTTCCAAAGACAAAGAGCAAAGAATTTACTATTCCGAAATGGAAAAACTTCCTGCTGTAGTTGCTGCTGGAGAAGTATTGCGATCAATGGGTTATCTGTTAGATCCACATGAAGATAAAGATGCATTGGCAGCAATCGAAGGTGCATTAACACATGAACACTACTATATCCGTGCCTCTGCCGCCGAAGCCCTTAGAAACACAAACCGTGAGTCTACTTTAGGAGCTTTAGAAGCTGCTGCTGGAAGTGAGAAAGATGACTACGCAAAGACTGTTATTTTAGGTTCTATAGTTGGAATCAAAAAGACTAAAACAACACAATTCTTCCAACTTTTAGACATGTTAAAAAATCATTCTCCTACGGTCCGAATGAAAGCATCCAATATGTTAGGGGAATTAGGAATTGCAAACTCTGAAACTCATCTTAGACAAGCAATGATGATCGAAGAAAATCTACTTGTTCGTGATCAATTAAGAAAAGATATAGGAATAATTACAGGTTACCAAATTCCGAATGCTCCTTCTGCTAGTTATAATACCTCTAGCAACGAAAGAGATAGAAATAAGAAAAGTGATGACATGAAGTAA
- a CDS encoding TRL-like family protein: MKKTLLILLFLLFSSNCAIGPTHGLFLFTSTKFPGEYNPANDVQAVKSAEGCSHSILYLFGFGNSGAGQIAKDNKILRIATIDHSTFSIFSIVYRNYCTIVSGE, encoded by the coding sequence ATGAAAAAAACTTTATTAATATTATTATTTTTATTATTCTCTTCCAACTGTGCAATTGGTCCAACTCACGGTTTATTCTTATTTACCTCTACTAAGTTTCCAGGAGAATACAACCCGGCTAATGATGTACAGGCAGTAAAATCTGCAGAGGGATGTTCCCACTCCATTTTATATTTATTTGGATTTGGAAATTCTGGTGCTGGTCAAATAGCAAAAGACAATAAGATTTTAAGAATCGCTACTATTGACCATTCTACTTTTTCTATTTTTAGTATAGTGTACAGAAATTATTGTACAATAGTATCAGGAGAATAA
- a CDS encoding TRL-like family protein, which translates to MTNKIYLLLMFCIINCTGLNTSLTYGFSNTNPTSGYANELATRLHGGFFYHNNTIPGQLGNADLDHKGTSCQHSILYLASWGDSSIEAAKKNNGITKVGAIDYEQKGILAGYLYHSFCTSVYGTQGTISVSKEIEKDVIAPVKTPAKKGK; encoded by the coding sequence ATGACAAATAAAATATATTTACTTTTGATGTTTTGTATAATCAATTGTACAGGGTTAAATACAAGTTTAACGTATGGTTTTTCGAATACAAACCCAACTTCAGGTTATGCAAATGAACTAGCAACTCGATTGCATGGTGGTTTTTTCTACCATAACAATACAATTCCAGGACAACTTGGCAATGCTGACTTGGATCATAAAGGAACAAGTTGCCAACATTCCATATTGTATCTCGCTTCTTGGGGTGACTCTAGCATAGAGGCTGCCAAAAAAAACAATGGTATCACAAAAGTTGGGGCCATTGATTACGAACAAAAAGGCATTTTAGCCGGATATCTTTATCACTCCTTCTGCACTTCCGTGTATGGTACACAAGGAACAATAAGTGTTTCCAAAGAAATCGAAAAAGATGTTATAGCCCCTGTAAAAACACCAGCCAAAAAAGGAAAATAA
- a CDS encoding tetratricopeptide repeat protein, protein MKNILISILFSISTILLADSDNSSIENIIQKSRPADLPAIAGNYSALGSTHQIKGEYAKALENYKKSLQIRKAIGLDKTQGYATVLFLESIVEHKLGDSCKAMANVKKVINIYNYLGMIDDANVAEAEGLKEFKSACEVLLSQN, encoded by the coding sequence ATGAAAAATATCCTAATTTCAATTCTTTTTAGTATCTCAACTATTTTACTCGCTGATAGCGATAATAGCAGTATTGAAAACATAATACAAAAAAGCAGACCTGCGGACTTACCGGCTATAGCCGGAAATTACAGTGCTTTAGGAAGTACGCACCAAATTAAGGGAGAATACGCAAAGGCACTTGAAAATTATAAAAAATCTCTCCAAATTCGAAAAGCAATTGGATTAGATAAAACGCAAGGTTATGCTACCGTTCTTTTTCTTGAATCTATTGTTGAACACAAGTTAGGTGATTCTTGTAAAGCTATGGCAAATGTTAAGAAAGTAATTAATATTTATAATTATCTTGGAATGATTGATGATGCAAATGTAGCTGAGGCAGAAGGTCTTAAAGAATTTAAATCTGCTTGTGAGGTTTTGCTTTCTCAAAACTAA
- a CDS encoding carbon-nitrogen family hydrolase, with the protein MNRFLNLLGLQLDIVWEDKERNFQNIRDILSKLDQKADLIVLPETFATGFTMKSEEFAEPQMGLTEKFLIEIAQKTGSVIGGSWIEKNPSGMPFNTFSIARPSGIITNRYHKIHPFSFAEEDKYFTAGEKTETFELNGFNISLLICYDLRFPEVFRQTAGTTDLYLLIANWPEIRKEHWLTLLKARAIENQAYVFGVNRVGYAGRKQQIYHSGNSVLFDPYGRGEFLGEEKEDILKYKISSNEIKDLREKFPFLRDRRNIFY; encoded by the coding sequence ATGAATCGTTTTTTAAATCTGTTAGGTTTACAATTAGATATTGTTTGGGAAGACAAAGAAAGAAATTTTCAAAATATTAGAGACATTCTATCTAAATTAGACCAAAAAGCAGACCTTATCGTTCTACCGGAAACGTTTGCCACTGGATTTACAATGAAGAGTGAGGAGTTTGCGGAACCACAAATGGGTCTCACGGAAAAATTCTTAATCGAAATTGCCCAAAAAACAGGATCTGTAATAGGCGGAAGTTGGATTGAAAAAAATCCAAGTGGAATGCCGTTTAACACATTTTCCATTGCACGCCCGTCGGGAATTATTACAAACCGTTATCACAAAATTCATCCATTTTCCTTCGCAGAAGAAGATAAATATTTTACCGCAGGAGAAAAAACGGAAACATTTGAACTAAATGGATTTAACATTAGCCTCTTGATTTGTTATGACTTACGATTTCCAGAAGTATTTCGTCAAACTGCCGGTACTACCGATTTATACCTATTAATCGCAAATTGGCCAGAAATAAGAAAAGAACATTGGTTAACACTTCTAAAAGCAAGGGCAATTGAAAACCAAGCGTATGTATTTGGAGTCAATCGTGTAGGTTATGCTGGCAGAAAACAACAAATCTATCATAGCGGAAATTCAGTATTATTCGATCCTTATGGTAGAGGGGAGTTTCTTGGAGAAGAAAAAGAGGATATTTTAAAATATAAAATATCCTCGAATGAGATTAAAGATTTGAGAGAAAAATTTCCTTTTTTAAGAGACCGGAGAAATATATTTTATTAG
- a CDS encoding glycosyltransferase family 4 protein: protein MKKKIALVAPIFSPHISGGAEKHALNFADLLSEEYDLEIFTTDALDYISWNPTIPKKKEKYKNMLVRRFSVKEPRNIKSFNRYHTKLIQKMPNISEVEMLEWVKKQGPYCPDLIDFIDQNEKFYDVFIFMTYLYFTTIFGIEKIKPKSICVTVLHDEPPAYFPIFKKILTNEISYSFNTPEERDLFKKIYLFEPSKYSVIGLFVDTPENSPQISPTFEYILYIGRIDAGKGVFTLIEQFLEWKNKYSSEIKLVLVGGGEIGQNMKDVFFTGYISEEEKNNYLKHCLFLVNPSSFESFSIVVMESWLFEIPVLVNCDSEILRAHCNRSHAGLYYTDQDSFSATMNYLLSRPDVRKKMGANGKKYVEMNYTREIVRKKLFSLVESI, encoded by the coding sequence ATGAAGAAAAAGATAGCATTAGTAGCCCCAATATTTTCTCCACATATCTCTGGTGGGGCAGAAAAACATGCTCTCAATTTTGCCGATCTTTTATCAGAAGAGTATGACCTAGAAATCTTTACGACAGATGCATTAGATTATATTAGTTGGAACCCAACAATCCCCAAGAAAAAAGAAAAATATAAAAATATGTTAGTCCGTAGGTTTTCCGTAAAAGAGCCCCGAAATATAAAATCATTCAATAGATATCATACCAAACTAATTCAAAAGATGCCAAATATATCAGAAGTGGAAATGTTGGAATGGGTCAAAAAACAAGGTCCCTACTGTCCTGATTTAATCGATTTTATTGATCAAAATGAAAAGTTCTACGATGTTTTTATTTTTATGACTTACCTTTATTTTACTACGATTTTTGGAATTGAAAAAATAAAACCAAAATCCATTTGCGTTACCGTATTACACGATGAGCCGCCTGCCTATTTTCCAATTTTTAAAAAAATACTTACAAATGAAATTTCTTATTCTTTTAACACCCCAGAAGAAAGGGATTTATTTAAAAAAATTTATTTATTTGAACCGAGCAAGTATTCTGTGATTGGATTGTTCGTAGATACACCTGAAAATTCACCTCAAATTTCTCCCACATTTGAATACATACTCTATATTGGAAGAATTGATGCCGGCAAAGGGGTGTTTACCTTGATTGAACAATTTTTGGAGTGGAAGAATAAATACTCTTCCGAGATAAAATTAGTTTTGGTAGGAGGTGGAGAAATTGGTCAGAATATGAAGGATGTATTTTTTACAGGTTATATTTCAGAAGAAGAAAAAAATAATTATCTAAAACATTGTTTGTTTTTGGTAAATCCATCTTCCTTTGAAAGTTTTTCTATAGTAGTAATGGAATCTTGGTTATTTGAAATTCCAGTGTTAGTTAATTGTGATTCTGAAATTCTCCGGGCACATTGTAATAGAAGTCATGCGGGACTTTATTACACAGACCAAGATAGTTTTTCGGCTACTATGAATTACCTGCTCTCACGACCAGACGTTCGTAAAAAAATGGGCGCAAATGGGAAAAAGTATGTTGAAATGAATTATACAAGAGAGATTGTTCGAAAAAAATTATTTAGTTTAGTCGAAAGTATTTAG
- a CDS encoding DUF1295 domain-containing protein yields MLATQHTSYFLFLGIWIITIIFRLFELRLAKQNLKKRMSEPGLQIAKEPFFFLFVILHSSFLVAVPLEIIVLTRNFELWIGLVCLLIYTICLIMRISVLTTLKENWNVKVVYDPNSKESISTTGLYKYIRHPNYLIVILEIAAISLFHGAYFSFLFFSTCNFIILYFRIRQEESGLLQNPYYASHFTDKKRFIPFVF; encoded by the coding sequence ATGTTAGCCACACAACATACGAGTTATTTTCTTTTTTTGGGGATTTGGATAATTACGATAATATTTCGATTATTCGAACTTAGACTAGCAAAACAAAATTTAAAAAAACGAATGTCAGAGCCAGGATTACAAATTGCAAAGGAACCGTTTTTCTTTTTATTTGTCATTCTCCATAGTTCTTTTTTAGTAGCAGTCCCTTTAGAAATTATAGTTTTAACAAGAAACTTTGAATTGTGGATTGGTCTTGTTTGTCTATTAATATATACTATTTGTTTGATTATGCGAATAAGTGTATTAACTACCTTAAAAGAAAATTGGAATGTAAAAGTAGTTTACGATCCTAATTCAAAAGAAAGTATTTCTACCACTGGACTTTACAAATATATTCGCCACCCAAACTACCTCATAGTAATATTAGAAATAGCCGCAATATCCCTCTTTCATGGTGCTTATTTTTCATTCTTATTTTTTAGTACGTGTAATTTTATTATTCTGTATTTTCGAATTCGACAAGAAGAGTCCGGACTTTTACAAAACCCTTACTACGCTTCACATTTTACTGACAAAAAAAGATTTATACCTTTTGTGTTCTAA
- a CDS encoding IPT/TIG domain-containing protein translates to MNRMLLRIIFLMFLFSCKDDTTTTNPYLSALVGGKTPYSPTIYSIEPKRGNPSFTTPSFVGVPGPSYEATLVTIRGKNFVPYQFGNTVLFDNVQAIPEFANEQEIRVRVPSGAKTGVLSIANNGGACTSFDKKSGFNCEGEDFYIDCYGPYKNMHGVEVAIPTGSIQTLTFNNITTKAIRSDLFYTNPYNNETATNTINIRCTTLARVVSFSQSCVATEHQVNGNSVVFNPVLSINSKYFTIQYFVTAGFGECIIRVN, encoded by the coding sequence ATGAATCGAATGTTATTAAGAATTATATTTTTAATGTTTTTATTTTCCTGCAAAGATGATACAACTACAACGAATCCTTACTTATCTGCGCTAGTGGGAGGTAAAACTCCATACAGTCCTACCATTTATAGTATTGAACCGAAACGAGGAAATCCTAGTTTTACTACTCCAAGTTTTGTAGGAGTCCCCGGTCCGAGTTATGAAGCGACACTTGTTACAATCCGTGGAAAAAACTTCGTACCTTACCAATTTGGAAATACTGTTTTATTCGATAATGTCCAAGCTATTCCAGAATTCGCAAACGAACAAGAAATTAGAGTGCGTGTTCCCTCGGGAGCTAAAACGGGAGTTCTATCCATTGCAAATAACGGTGGTGCCTGTACAAGTTTTGATAAAAAATCGGGCTTTAATTGTGAAGGAGAAGATTTTTACATTGATTGTTATGGTCCTTATAAAAATATGCACGGAGTAGAAGTAGCCATTCCGACTGGATCAATTCAAACTCTTACTTTCAACAACATTACGACCAAAGCAATTCGTTCAGACTTATTCTATACAAACCCTTATAACAATGAAACGGCAACAAACACAATTAATATACGATGCACAACTTTAGCTCGTGTCGTTTCTTTTTCTCAATCCTGCGTAGCGACTGAACACCAGGTCAATGGTAATTCTGTTGTATTCAATCCAGTATTATCAATTAATTCCAAATATTTTACAATCCAATACTTCGTGACAGCAGGTTTCGGCGAATGTATTATTAGAGTTAATTAA
- a CDS encoding DUF1566 domain-containing protein, with the protein MKLFIAFFILITYSLFSQSTPPVSAANPAKESEAKTPAKTADVKTAETKTVPTKAEPAPKKELPPLQKDGGFLVLNGVKWQAENITKKAYIVGKEECEKNGMRLPTRDELVDAYYSKYPEFRTPGGYYLSGNRRASDRSNIWYVNFDNGHHNSGSLFREYNVRCVKVEPKKEKDTSSPAKTDTPPVESKK; encoded by the coding sequence ATGAAACTATTTATAGCCTTTTTTATTTTAATCACATATTCTTTATTTTCCCAATCAACTCCGCCTGTTTCCGCCGCGAATCCTGCAAAGGAATCGGAAGCGAAAACACCAGCCAAAACCGCTGATGTAAAAACTGCGGAAACAAAAACTGTTCCAACAAAAGCAGAACCGGCTCCTAAAAAGGAACTTCCCCCTTTACAGAAAGACGGCGGTTTCTTAGTGTTAAACGGAGTTAAGTGGCAAGCAGAAAATATTACAAAAAAAGCTTACATTGTGGGCAAAGAGGAGTGTGAAAAAAATGGGATGAGACTTCCTACTCGCGATGAATTGGTTGACGCTTATTATTCGAAATACCCAGAGTTTCGCACTCCCGGTGGTTATTATTTATCTGGAAATCGTAGAGCAAGTGATCGATCAAATATTTGGTATGTAAATTTTGATAATGGACATCATAACTCAGGATCACTTTTTCGAGAATACAATGTACGTTGTGTCAAAGTTGAACCTAAAAAAGAAAAAGACACTTCTTCACCGGCTAAAACTGATACTCCCCCCGTAGAATCTAAAAAATAA